A single Actinomycetes bacterium DNA region contains:
- the deoC gene encoding deoxyribose-phosphate aldolase: MLADATTSQAALRRFLHGLPGVDQVGADARAAALATRSIKTDAKAFALDLAIRMVDLTTLEGADTPGKVRALCAKARRPDPADPSAPPVAAVCVYDDLVEVARAALGSSGVKVAAVATAFPSGRALLDVKLAETRDAVRAGADEVDMVIDRGAFLSGRYLEVLEEVRAVKQACGSVHLKVILETGELQTYDNVRRASWLAMMAGADFIKTSTGKISPAATLPVTLVMLEAVRDFRDATGRQVGVKAAGGIRAAKDALRYLVVVNETVGDDWLDPDWFRLGASSLLNDLLMQRTKLATGRYSGPDYFTLD; the protein is encoded by the coding sequence GTGCTGGCGGACGCGACGACCTCGCAGGCCGCCCTGCGGCGCTTCCTGCACGGGCTTCCGGGCGTCGACCAGGTAGGCGCCGACGCGCGGGCCGCGGCGCTGGCCACCCGCTCCATCAAGACCGACGCCAAGGCCTTCGCGCTCGACCTCGCGATCCGGATGGTCGACCTCACCACGCTCGAGGGCGCGGACACCCCCGGCAAGGTGCGCGCCCTGTGCGCGAAGGCGCGACGGCCCGACCCGGCCGACCCGAGCGCGCCACCGGTGGCCGCCGTCTGCGTCTACGACGACCTCGTCGAGGTCGCCCGCGCCGCGCTCGGCTCCTCCGGGGTCAAGGTGGCCGCCGTGGCGACGGCCTTCCCGTCCGGGCGCGCGCTCCTCGACGTGAAGCTGGCCGAGACGCGGGACGCCGTACGCGCGGGAGCCGACGAGGTCGACATGGTCATCGACCGGGGGGCCTTCCTCTCCGGGCGCTACCTGGAGGTCCTCGAGGAGGTCCGCGCGGTGAAGCAGGCGTGCGGGTCCGTGCACCTGAAGGTGATCCTCGAGACCGGCGAGCTGCAGACCTATGACAACGTCCGTCGCGCCTCCTGGCTCGCCATGATGGCCGGCGCGGACTTCATCAAGACGAGCACCGGCAAGATCTCCCCTGCGGCCACGCTGCCGGTCACCCTGGTCATGCTCGAAGCCGTGCGCGACTTCCGCGACGCCACCGGCCGACAGGTCGGGGTCAAGGCGGCCGGCGGGATCCGTGCAGCCAAGGACGCGCTCCGGTACCTCGTCGTCGTGAACGAGACGGTCGGCGACGACTGGCTGGACCCCGACTGGTTCCGCCTCGGCGCGAGCAGCCTGCTCAACGACCTGCTCATGCAGCGGACCAAGCTGGCCACCGGACGCTACTCCGGGCCCGACTACTTCACCCTCGACTGA
- a CDS encoding GNAT family N-acetyltransferase produces the protein MSDPAFGRAVSALVDETLARAGEVVPGPRGMVAVLDARWPDSHDNNKVVVTGAVDAADLLEFAESALAGVAHRQVLMLSGGSEVADAARAAGYTVSTLLVMALDRSRTVAPPDPAIDVRTADEATTRSFARTAWRVENPQMPSATVEQLVSRRDAYVAPVVSYLAYVDGVAAAHADLRQWLGLAEVDMVLTLPEYRNRGLARSLVLHAIARAHRDGADLVFLLADADDWPRLLYRRLGFETVGTIHELHRGKTMTSGEDHER, from the coding sequence GTGTCTGACCCCGCCTTCGGCCGCGCCGTCTCGGCACTGGTCGACGAGACCCTCGCGCGGGCCGGCGAGGTGGTCCCCGGGCCGAGGGGGATGGTCGCCGTCCTCGATGCGCGCTGGCCGGACTCGCACGACAACAACAAGGTCGTCGTCACCGGGGCCGTCGACGCCGCGGACTTGCTGGAGTTCGCCGAGAGCGCGCTGGCCGGCGTGGCGCACCGACAGGTCCTCATGCTGAGCGGCGGTTCCGAGGTCGCGGATGCGGCACGTGCCGCCGGCTACACCGTGTCCACCCTGCTGGTCATGGCCCTGGACAGGTCCCGGACGGTAGCCCCGCCCGACCCCGCCATCGACGTCCGCACGGCCGACGAGGCGACCACGCGCTCCTTCGCCCGCACCGCCTGGCGGGTGGAGAACCCGCAGATGCCGTCCGCGACCGTGGAGCAGCTGGTCAGCCGACGCGATGCGTACGTGGCGCCTGTGGTGTCCTACCTCGCGTACGTCGACGGCGTCGCGGCGGCGCATGCCGACCTGCGCCAGTGGCTGGGTCTCGCCGAGGTGGACATGGTTCTCACGCTGCCCGAGTACCGCAACCGAGGGCTGGCGCGTTCGCTCGTCCTGCACGCGATCGCCAGGGCCCATCGGGACGGCGCCGACCTCGTGTTCCTGCTTGCCGATGCCGACGACTGGCCCCGCCTGCTGTACCGGCGCCTCGGCTTCGAGACGGTGGGCACCATCCACGAGCTACATCGGGGGAAGACCATGACATCGGGGGAAGACCATGAACGGTGA
- a CDS encoding aldehyde dehydrogenase family protein, which produces MAGKTFTYAPAPESRAVVTLEPSYGLFVDGSFVDPVDGGVFATVNPADEQVLAQVSAAGARDVDRAVSAARAAYDGVWSRMPGAERGKYLFRIARILQERSRELAVLETLDNGKPIRESRDVDVPLAAAHFFYHAGWADKLEYAGLGPNPGPVGVVGQVIPWNFPLLMLAWKVAPALACGNTVVLKPAETTPLSALVFADICRQADLPAGVVNILTGAGETGRLVVEHPGIDKVAFTGSTEVGRQIARAVAGTGKRLTLELGGKGANIVFDDAPVDQAVEGIVNGIFFNQGHVCCAGSRLLVQESVADDVVDRLKRRLTTLRLGDPLDKNTDIGAINSAEQLARVRALADAGDEEGADRWSAPCALPDRGFWFPPTVFTGVSQAHRIAREEIFGPVLSVLTFRTPEEAVEKANNTPYGLSAGVWTEKGSRILSMAARLRAGVVWANTFNRFDPASPFGGYKESGYGREGGRHGLEAYLATEASA; this is translated from the coding sequence ATGGCCGGCAAGACGTTCACCTACGCCCCGGCGCCGGAGTCGCGGGCTGTGGTGACCCTCGAGCCGTCGTACGGCCTGTTCGTCGACGGCAGTTTCGTCGACCCGGTCGACGGCGGCGTCTTCGCGACCGTGAACCCCGCCGACGAGCAGGTGCTGGCGCAGGTGAGCGCCGCCGGTGCACGCGACGTCGACCGGGCCGTGAGCGCTGCCCGCGCCGCCTACGACGGGGTGTGGTCGCGGATGCCGGGGGCCGAGCGGGGCAAGTACCTCTTCCGGATCGCGCGGATCCTGCAGGAGCGCTCGCGGGAGCTCGCGGTGCTCGAGACCCTCGACAACGGCAAGCCGATCAGGGAGTCGCGAGACGTCGACGTCCCCCTCGCAGCGGCGCACTTCTTCTACCACGCGGGATGGGCGGACAAGCTCGAGTACGCCGGGCTCGGGCCGAACCCCGGCCCGGTCGGGGTCGTCGGCCAGGTGATCCCATGGAACTTCCCGCTGCTCATGCTCGCGTGGAAGGTCGCCCCCGCCCTCGCCTGCGGCAACACCGTCGTCCTCAAGCCGGCGGAGACGACGCCGCTCTCCGCGCTGGTGTTCGCCGACATCTGCCGGCAGGCGGACCTGCCGGCCGGCGTCGTGAACATCCTCACCGGCGCCGGCGAGACCGGTCGCCTCGTCGTCGAGCACCCCGGCATCGACAAGGTCGCGTTCACCGGGTCGACCGAGGTCGGACGCCAGATCGCCCGCGCGGTAGCCGGCACCGGCAAACGGCTGACCCTGGAACTGGGCGGCAAGGGCGCCAACATCGTCTTCGACGACGCCCCCGTGGACCAGGCGGTGGAGGGGATCGTCAACGGCATCTTCTTCAACCAGGGACACGTGTGCTGCGCGGGTTCACGGCTCCTCGTACAGGAGTCGGTCGCCGACGACGTGGTGGACCGCCTGAAACGGCGGCTCACCACCCTTCGCCTCGGCGACCCGCTGGACAAGAACACCGACATCGGCGCGATCAACTCCGCCGAGCAGCTCGCGAGGGTCCGGGCGCTCGCCGACGCCGGTGACGAGGAGGGCGCGGACCGCTGGTCGGCGCCGTGCGCGTTGCCGGACCGGGGTTTCTGGTTCCCGCCCACGGTGTTCACGGGGGTGTCGCAGGCGCACCGGATCGCCCGCGAGGAGATCTTCGGGCCGGTGCTGTCGGTGCTCACGTTCCGCACGCCGGAGGAGGCGGTGGAGAAGGCGAACAACACCCCGTACGGCCTGTCGGCGGGCGTCTGGACCGAGAAGGGCAGCCGCATCCTGTCGATGGCCGCACGGCTTCGCGCCGGCGTGGTGTGGGCCAACACCTTCAACCGCTTCGACCCGGCGTCGCCATTCGGCGGGTACAAGGAGTCCGGGTACGGCCGCGAGGGCGGCCGCCACGGCCTCGAGGCCTACCTGGCGACGGAGGCTTCCGCATGA
- a CDS encoding aldehyde dehydrogenase family protein, with product MSRLEVRKTYKLYVGGAFPRSESGRTYEVHGAKGEFLANVALASRKDARDAVQAARKAFPGWSGATAYNRGQVIYRVAEMLEGRRSQFVGEVGAGEGLAARKAEAVVDASIDRLVWYAGWADKLTQVLGGANAVSGPYFDFSVPEPTGVVAIAAPQQSSLLGLVSTVAPAIASGNTVVAIASRTAPLPALTFAEVLSTSDVPGGVVNLLTGYNAETLTTLASHMDVNAIDLTGAGPLAADLEAAAADNLKRVLRATQGPEVDWTAPPGLSRLRAFVETKTVWHPIGV from the coding sequence ATGAGCCGGCTCGAGGTGCGCAAGACGTACAAGCTGTACGTCGGTGGGGCGTTCCCCCGCAGCGAGTCGGGACGCACGTACGAGGTCCACGGCGCCAAGGGCGAGTTCCTGGCAAATGTCGCCCTGGCTTCACGCAAGGACGCCCGGGACGCCGTGCAGGCGGCACGGAAGGCGTTCCCGGGTTGGTCCGGCGCGACGGCGTACAACCGGGGCCAGGTCATCTACCGCGTCGCGGAGATGCTCGAGGGACGTCGTTCGCAGTTCGTCGGTGAAGTCGGCGCCGGTGAGGGTCTGGCGGCACGCAAGGCCGAAGCGGTGGTCGACGCGAGCATCGACCGGCTGGTCTGGTACGCCGGGTGGGCCGACAAGCTCACGCAGGTGCTCGGGGGCGCGAACGCGGTGAGCGGACCGTACTTCGACTTCTCCGTCCCCGAGCCAACCGGTGTGGTCGCCATCGCTGCGCCGCAACAGTCCTCCCTCCTCGGGCTGGTCTCGACGGTCGCGCCAGCCATCGCCAGTGGCAACACGGTTGTGGCAATCGCCTCTCGCACGGCGCCGCTCCCGGCTCTCACCTTCGCCGAGGTGCTTTCGACGTCAGACGTCCCCGGCGGAGTCGTGAACCTCCTCACCGGCTACAACGCCGAGACCCTGACGACTCTCGCCTCTCACATGGACGTCAACGCCATCGACCTCACCGGTGCCGGGCCGCTCGCCGCTGACCTCGAGGCCGCTGCGGCCGACAACCTCAAGCGGGTGCTCCGAGCGACGCAGGGGCCGGAGGTCGACTGGACGGCGCCCCCTGGGCTCTCGCGCCTGCGCGCCTTCGTGGAGACCAAGACCGTCTGGCACCCCATCGGTGTCTGA